In Planctomycetia bacterium, the following are encoded in one genomic region:
- a CDS encoding rhodanese-like domain-containing protein, which translates to MSAATISPAQLAELHKSGKKVELIDVRTPVEFREVHVDFARNVPLDQLDPGAVIKARNGSASEPLYVVCKSGGRGQQACDKFAKAGFTNVVNVEGGTTACVAAGLPVVRGKKAISLERQVRIAAGSLVLLGIALGYYVDPRLIGISAFVGAGLVFAGVTDTCGMGMMLARMPWNQVKDGAACATR; encoded by the coding sequence ATGAGTGCCGCGACCATTTCCCCTGCCCAACTTGCCGAGTTGCACAAGAGCGGCAAGAAAGTCGAACTGATCGACGTGCGAACTCCGGTCGAATTTCGCGAGGTGCATGTCGACTTCGCCCGTAATGTTCCGCTGGATCAACTCGATCCCGGCGCGGTTATCAAGGCTCGCAACGGCTCGGCAAGCGAGCCGTTGTATGTCGTTTGCAAGTCGGGCGGGCGAGGGCAACAGGCCTGCGACAAGTTCGCGAAAGCCGGCTTCACGAACGTCGTGAACGTCGAGGGGGGAACCACCGCCTGCGTCGCCGCCGGGCTCCCGGTCGTGCGCGGGAAGAAGGCGATCTCGCTGGAGCGCCAAGTGCGCATCGCGGCCGGATCGCTGGTGTTGCTCGGCATAGCGTTGGGCTACTACGTCGACCCGCGACTCATCGGCATTTCTGCGTTCGTAGGGGCGGGCCTAGTGTTCGCCGGCGTGACCGACACCTGCGGCATGGGAATGATGCTGGCGCGAATGCCGTGGAATCAAGTGAAGGACGGAGCGGCGTGCGCGACGCGGTAG
- a CDS encoding cysteine desulfurase — translation MYTPPQANSLPSAPHPTTQYPTTANPSFTHLHHPHAGSGREPSGTQQPIRTGIPAESTSPSPSHQAPTSSNNYDGLAAFVKRIRNPHIPQEPGPGGESVVDPNQDILRRIFSQNSVPNGGSRPFDVAAIRADFPILHQRIHGKSLAWFDNAATTQKPQAVIDSISRFYAHDNSNIHRAAHTLAARSTDAYELARQKVQGFLGAASSKEIIFVRGTTEGINLVAKTYGAKYFQPGDEIVLSTLEHHANIVPWQMVAKQTGAVIRVVPVNDRGEIMLEDYQALLGPRTKFVSLTYASNSLGTILPVAEMTQLAKRYNARVLIDGAQSVAHIPTNVQQLGCDFFVFSGHKIFGPTGIGAVFAKQEVMEIMPPWQGGGAMIKNVTFEESTYNDPPTKFEAGTPNIADAVGLGAALDYVTRLGLPNIGRYEHELLEHGTERLSHINGLRIVGTARNKVSVLSFVLKDHRTEEVGKYLDQEGIAVRAGHHCSQPSLRRFGLETTVRPSFAFYNTKEEIDRMYEALKRLTRS, via the coding sequence ATGTATACGCCGCCGCAAGCGAACTCGCTCCCTTCGGCACCACATCCGACGACGCAGTACCCAACGACGGCGAACCCTTCGTTCACGCACCTACACCATCCGCACGCCGGCTCCGGTCGCGAGCCTTCGGGCACGCAACAACCGATCCGTACCGGTATTCCTGCGGAATCGACATCGCCGAGCCCTTCGCACCAAGCGCCGACGTCGAGTAACAACTACGACGGACTGGCCGCGTTCGTGAAGCGAATTCGCAATCCGCACATCCCGCAAGAACCCGGTCCGGGGGGCGAGTCGGTCGTCGATCCTAACCAAGACATTCTGCGCCGCATCTTCTCGCAGAACTCCGTTCCCAACGGCGGCTCGCGACCGTTCGACGTCGCGGCGATTCGGGCCGACTTCCCGATCTTGCATCAACGAATCCACGGCAAGTCGCTCGCGTGGTTCGACAACGCCGCGACCACGCAGAAGCCGCAAGCCGTGATCGACTCGATCTCGCGCTTCTACGCTCACGACAATTCGAATATCCATCGCGCCGCGCACACCCTCGCGGCGCGCTCGACCGACGCTTACGAACTTGCGCGCCAGAAAGTGCAAGGCTTTCTCGGAGCTGCTTCGTCGAAGGAAATCATCTTCGTCCGCGGCACCACGGAAGGGATCAACCTCGTCGCGAAGACGTACGGCGCGAAGTATTTCCAGCCCGGCGACGAGATCGTGCTGTCGACGCTCGAGCACCACGCCAACATCGTCCCTTGGCAGATGGTCGCCAAGCAAACCGGTGCCGTGATCCGGGTCGTTCCGGTGAACGACCGGGGCGAGATCATGCTCGAAGATTATCAAGCGCTGCTCGGTCCGCGCACGAAATTCGTGTCGCTCACCTATGCCTCGAACAGCCTCGGCACGATTCTGCCCGTCGCCGAAATGACGCAGCTGGCGAAGCGCTACAATGCCCGGGTGCTGATCGACGGCGCACAATCGGTCGCGCACATTCCGACCAACGTGCAGCAGCTCGGCTGCGACTTCTTCGTCTTCTCCGGCCATAAGATCTTCGGGCCGACCGGCATCGGCGCCGTGTTCGCGAAGCAAGAAGTGATGGAGATCATGCCGCCGTGGCAAGGAGGCGGCGCGATGATCAAGAACGTGACGTTCGAAGAGTCGACCTATAACGATCCGCCGACGAAATTCGAGGCCGGCACGCCGAATATCGCCGATGCCGTCGGGCTCGGCGCGGCACTCGACTACGTCACGCGCCTCGGCCTGCCCAACATCGGACGCTACGAGCACGAACTCTTAGAGCACGGCACCGAACGGCTTTCGCACATCAACGGATTGCGGATCGTCGGTACGGCACGAAACAAAGTCAGCGTGCTGTCGTTCGTGTTGAAAGATCATCGGACGGAAGAGGTCGGCAAGTATCTCGACCAAGAAGGGATCGCCGTGCGAGCCGGGCATCACTGCTCGCAACCGTCGCTGCGCCGCTTCGGGTTGGAAACCACGGTGCGCCCGAGCTTCGCGTTTTACAACACGAAGGAAGAAATCGACCGCATGTACGAAGCACTCAAACGGCTGACGCGCTCCTAA
- a CDS encoding cyclic nucleotide-binding domain-containing protein, with translation MSDNLLQRSVTTSVARNLANTTKTTPKMMSITPRWVLSMLPWVQVDGGTYRVNRTKVELSKADRIGVDVSDGIGSFAPESLRSVPLFSKLSDSIIGRMTSRFKTEEVSLGNKLIGEGEDGNKFFVIALGQVEVLSKGVHGSDLRLALLSEGEFFGESDLVSDKPSEVTIRTITPCVLLTLSRKDLDTTLAENPNLIEDFRRAIAEHQELASTVNRYGERNIDLVSGFAENVEIPETFVDYSSHPREYSLSAVQTVVRVHTRVSDLYNGPYDQLQEQMRLTIEGIKERQEWDLINSKKFGLINSVDPSMRISTRYGAPTPDDLDELLALVWKKPAFFLAHPKAIAAFERECTWRGVPPVTMNLFGTPVILWRGVPIVPCDKLEMKSRYSGNQWFGTTSILLLRTGEADQGVVGLHQAGIPGEIMPSLSARLMGLDSLGVASYLLTLYFSCAVLTDDALAVLENVEVGYYHDYEHGVRSGFQDGSGI, from the coding sequence ATGTCCGACAACTTGTTGCAACGTAGCGTGACGACATCCGTGGCTCGCAATCTGGCGAACACGACCAAGACGACCCCGAAGATGATGTCGATCACACCCCGCTGGGTGTTGAGCATGCTTCCTTGGGTGCAAGTCGACGGCGGCACCTATCGCGTGAACCGGACGAAGGTCGAGCTCTCGAAAGCCGACCGGATCGGCGTCGACGTCTCCGACGGCATCGGCTCGTTCGCGCCGGAATCGCTCCGGAGCGTGCCGTTGTTCTCGAAGCTTTCCGACTCGATCATCGGCCGGATGACGAGCCGCTTCAAGACCGAAGAAGTCTCGCTCGGCAATAAACTCATCGGCGAAGGGGAAGACGGCAACAAGTTCTTCGTCATCGCGCTCGGGCAAGTCGAAGTCTTGAGCAAAGGGGTTCACGGCTCCGATCTCCGGCTCGCGCTCTTGAGCGAAGGAGAATTCTTCGGCGAGTCCGATCTGGTTTCCGATAAGCCGTCGGAAGTCACGATTCGCACGATCACTCCTTGCGTGCTGCTCACCTTGTCGCGCAAAGACCTCGACACGACGCTCGCCGAGAATCCGAACCTGATCGAGGACTTCCGTCGCGCCATCGCCGAACATCAAGAACTCGCCTCGACCGTCAATCGCTACGGCGAGCGCAATATCGACCTCGTCTCGGGCTTCGCGGAAAACGTCGAAATCCCGGAAACGTTCGTCGATTATTCGTCGCACCCGCGCGAGTATTCGCTTTCGGCCGTGCAGACCGTGGTGCGTGTGCATACGCGTGTCTCCGATCTTTACAACGGCCCGTATGATCAACTGCAAGAACAGATGCGGCTCACGATCGAAGGGATCAAAGAGCGCCAAGAGTGGGACCTGATCAACTCGAAGAAGTTCGGGCTCATCAACTCGGTCGACCCGTCGATGCGCATCAGCACCCGTTACGGCGCCCCGACGCCGGACGATCTCGATGAATTGCTGGCCTTGGTTTGGAAGAAGCCGGCCTTCTTCTTGGCCCATCCGAAAGCTATCGCGGCCTTCGAGCGCGAATGCACCTGGCGCGGCGTGCCGCCGGTGACGATGAACTTGTTCGGCACCCCGGTGATCTTATGGCGCGGCGTGCCGATCGTGCCGTGCGACAAGCTGGAAATGAAGAGCCGGTACTCCGGCAACCAATGGTTCGGGACGACGAGCATCTTGCTGCTTCGCACCGGCGAGGCCGATCAAGGGGTCGTCGGTTTGCATCAAGCGGGCATTCCCGGCGAGATCATGCCGAGCCTCTCCGCACGGCTCATGGGGCTCGATAGCCTCGGCGTCGCCAGCTACTTGCTCACCCTCTACTTCTCGTGCGCCGTGCTCACCGACGATGCGTTGGCCGTGCTGGAGAACGTCGAAGTCGGCTACTACCACGACTACGAACACGGCGTGCGCTCCGGCTTTCAAGACGGCTCGGGCATTTAG
- a CDS encoding DNA-3-methyladenine glycosylase: MTRASHLDFSAPSPIVARRLIGWKLLVDGAGGPIVETEAYDHEDPASHSFGGPTKRNASLFGPPGRIYVYRSYGIHWCLNFVCCEAGHGAGVLIRALEPTTRLDLMRSRRGVDDERRLCSGPGNVCQALGITHAHDGLSLDSAPFQLLPPQKRAPVVVGPRIGITKAIELPWRFGLRDSKFVSRPFR; this comes from the coding sequence ATGACCCGCGCATCCCACCTCGACTTCTCCGCCCCAAGTCCTATCGTCGCAAGACGTTTGATCGGCTGGAAGCTGCTTGTCGACGGCGCCGGGGGCCCGATCGTCGAGACCGAGGCCTACGATCACGAAGACCCGGCCTCGCATAGCTTCGGCGGACCGACGAAGCGCAACGCCTCGCTGTTCGGCCCGCCCGGCCGCATTTACGTCTATCGCTCCTACGGCATCCACTGGTGCCTGAACTTCGTTTGCTGCGAAGCAGGGCACGGTGCCGGAGTGCTGATCCGAGCCTTAGAGCCGACGACACGGCTCGACCTGATGCGCAGCCGGCGCGGTGTCGACGACGAACGCCGACTTTGCTCCGGTCCCGGCAACGTTTGCCAAGCGCTAGGGATTACACACGCCCACGATGGTCTGTCGCTCGACTCCGCGCCGTTTCAATTGCTGCCGCCGCAGAAGCGAGCCCCGGTCGTCGTAGGTCCTCGCATCGGCATCACGAAGGCGATCGAACTGCCGTGGCGCTTCGGACTGCGCGATTCGAAGTTCGTGAGCCGACCGTTTCGATGA
- a CDS encoding carboxymuconolactone decarboxylase family protein → MYDSNNLKKLGKYDQLTPETWKSFLAFNNAAMADGAIPAKTKELIAIAVAMTTQCAYCIEIHNKQAKAAGCTEAEIAEAVFVAAALRAGGAITHGTHCLS, encoded by the coding sequence ATGTACGACTCGAACAATCTGAAGAAACTCGGCAAGTACGATCAGCTCACTCCGGAAACATGGAAGTCGTTTCTGGCGTTCAATAATGCGGCGATGGCCGACGGCGCGATTCCGGCGAAGACGAAGGAACTGATCGCGATCGCCGTCGCCATGACGACGCAATGCGCGTATTGCATCGAGATTCACAACAAGCAGGCCAAGGCCGCCGGTTGCACCGAAGCCGAAATCGCCGAGGCCGTATTCGTGGCTGCCGCACTTCGCGCCGGCGGCGCGATCACGCACGGCACGCATTGCTTGAGCTAG